A window of the Lactuca sativa cultivar Salinas chromosome 5, Lsat_Salinas_v11, whole genome shotgun sequence genome harbors these coding sequences:
- the LOC111907280 gene encoding telomere repeat-binding protein 5: MVLQKRLEYGFNGYQVPPTPRAARSATRRVPSWKKTEENNTNNNNKQMCAFDLLATVAGKLLQEGGGGGQEAETVKTEKQIEDEYPSNVNNNNNICDQGSCNSRSFFVSEIISQAPIMDPQPESYSGPSSGITVSDCSEKIPIPVPVLSVDKVKLPFSCKVDDKNSKPVTNEVPKPHVVHNIDNNNNNNNNNNRGHVHGHGHDHLPLCQDNVNLVVRDDDENSSGVTRVPNKSFKPPPRIGDRRIRRLLASKYWKSGPESNDEVHCDVDEEMKGGFRNRKSCYKRPRSLKDYPFKKRRLYEFEYFSNSDDVVNSEDQSSPPRKDSIENGSGFGVKSTGGTKTSGLVSKQNPAFQTRDSHVKLKIKSFRVPELFFELPKTATVGYLKRTVMEAMTSILSGELHVGVMLQGKKIRDDDKTLVQTGIHNKLDALGFTLEPNHLQAPSSLSPGGDQSFAPNPVTPKPLIRYTPGPNVANQMVIQPEENPPVTNFGNLIESDHDSAPSPPNMSFDNKSGSGSGSDSRALVSVPAMNPRALAVVPMRKSKRSEVAQRRIRRPFSVSEVEALVQAVEKLGTGRWRDVKLRAFDNAKHRTYVDLKDKWKTLVHTARISPQQRRGEPVPQELLDRVLAAHAYWSHHQAKQQFKQTPQSETCRLL; the protein is encoded by the exons ATGGTGTTGCAGAAGAGGTTAGAATATGGATTTAACGGCTATCAGGTGCCGCCAACTCCCCGGGCTGCCAGATCAGCCACT CGAAGGGTTCCATCATGGAAGAAAACCGAGGAAAATAACACTAATAACAACAACAAGCAAATGTGTGCATTCGATCTACTGGCGACAGTAGCCGGAAAGTTACTGCAggagggtggtggtggtggacagGAAGCTGAAACCGTTAAGACAGAAAAACAAATAGAGGATGAGTACCCTTCgaatgttaataataataataatatttgtgATCAAGGAAGCTGCAACAGCAGAAGCTTCTTTGTGTCTGAAATAATCTCACAAGCTCCTATAATGGATCCACAACCCGAATCCTATTCCGGACCTTCTTCAGGTATTACCGTTTCCGATTGCTCCGAGAAGATTCcaattccggttccggttctttcCGTTGACAAAGTGAAACTCCCATTTAGTTGTAAAGTAGACGATAAGAATAGTAAACCCGTAACAAACGAGGTACCAAAACCTCATGTAGTTCATAATATagataacaataacaataataacaacaataataatcGTGGTCATGTTCATGGTCATGGTCATGATCATTTACCTTTGTGTCAAGATAATGTAAATTTAGTTGTTAGAGATGATGACGAAAACTCTTCTGGGGTGACTCGAGTTCCTAATAAATCCTTTAAGCCACCACCGCGTATTGGGGATCGAAGAATTAGGCGATTGTTGGCATCAAAATATTGGAAATCGGGTCCCGAATCGAACGATGAAGTTCATTGTGATGTTG acgaGGAAATGAAAGGTGGTTTCCGTAATAGGAAAAGTTGCTATAAACGACCACGATCGTTGAAGGATTATCCGTTTAAAAAGAGACGACTTTATGAATTCGAATACTTCTCAAACTCGGACGATGTAGTTAATAGCGAGGATCAATCGAGTCCTCCTCGAAAAGACTCGATTGAAAATGGTTCGGGTTTTGGTGTCAAATCCACCGGAG GTACGAAGACATCGGGACTTGTATCGAAGCAAAATCCAGCTTTTCAGACACGGGATTCCCATG TGAAGCTCAAGATCAAATCTTTTCGTGTCCCCGAGCTTTTCTTTGAGTTACCAAAAACCGCAACCGTTGGTTACCTAAAG AGGACTGTTATGGAGGCGATGACTTCAATACTTAGCGGTGAGCTACACGTGGGTGTGATGCTTCAAGGGAAAAAGATTCGAGATGATGACAAAACTTTGGTACAAACTGGCATACACAATAAGCTAgatgcattagggtttacattggaGCCTAACCATTTGCAAGCTCCATCATCTCTAAGCCCAGGAGGAGATCAATCTTTTGCACCAAATCCTGTTACCCCTAAGCCGTTGATAAG GTATACACCCGGTCCAAATGTGGCTAATCAGATGGTGATTCAACCGGAGGAGAATCCTCCGGTGACTAATTTTGGAAACTTGATTGAAAGCGATCATGACTCGGCACCATCGCCTCCCAACATGTCTTTTGATAACAAAAGTggttcgggttcgggttcagATTCACGGGCTTTGGTCAGTGTCCCGGCTATGAACCCGCGGGCACTGGCGGTGGTCCCCATGAGGAAATCTAAGCGGTCTGAGGTGGCACAACGGAGAATCCGTCGACCGTTTTCGGTTTCTGAGGTGGAAGCGTTGGTTCAAGCCGTTGAAAAACTCGGAACTGGAAG ATGGCGTGACGTGAAGTTACGGGCCTTTGATAATGCAAAGCACCGCACGTATGTTGATTTGAAG GACAAGTGGAAGACGCTGGTCCACACGGCGAGAATATCGCCACAGCAAAGAAGAGGCGAGCCGGTGCCTCAGGAGCTTCTAGACAGGGTGTTGGCTGCGCACGCGTATTGGTCACATCACCAAGCCAAACAACAGTTCAAGCAAACACCACAATCCGAAACTTGTCGGCTTCTTtga